From the Desulfuromonadaceae bacterium genome, the window TGAGGGCCTGTGTCCCGAAGAGTATCGCCTCGCAACCCTTGAACTGCTGGTCCGTTTTGAGCATGATTTGCGGCGTGGTGGCATTGCGACTGATCCACATTTTCTGGCCAGTCTCGATATATTGTTGACTGACGCGTTTTTGTCTTTTGTCGGTGACCTGGTCGAGGGGCGGGTCAATCCTGCCGATGTCTATCCTGACTGGGATGTTCCACAACAAAAAGCTGATACTGCGTGGCTGCTTGCGCAAATGATTTCCCCCGAACGGGCCGCACAGGTTTTGCGACAGTTGATCCCGGCATCTGTAGACTATCGCGGTTTACGGCGTTATTTGCGCTATTATCGGGAATTATCCGTGCGTGGCGATTGGCCACAGCTTGAGGAAGGGCCACTTCTTAAGCCGGGGGAGAGTGACCGGCGTGTGCCGAAACTGCGTGCGCGTCTTCTGTTCAGCGGTGATCTGGAATTTGATAATACCCGTCCCGACGAATCTTACGATGACGCGACCGTTGCTGCCCTGAAAAAATTTCAACGCCGCCATGGTCTCTTCCCGGATGGGGTGCTGGGCGACCAAACGCGAAAAGAATTAAACGTTCCACTCCGCCGAAGAATCGATCAATTGATGCTCAATATGGAACGCTGGCGGTGGCTGGCGCGGGATCTTGGCGAAAACTATCTGCTGGTCAATATTGCTGATTTCAGTTTGAGTGTGATTGATGGCAAAGAGCATGTAATGTCGATGCCGGTGGTCGTGGGGACGGCTTATCGTCGGACTCCGGTCTTTTCTGCCGAACTGAAACAGATTGTTCTGAACCCCTATTGGTATGTGCCGCAAACAATCTTTCGCGAAGATAAGCTACCGTTGCTACGTGTCGATCATGACTATTTAGAGCAGCATGGTTACGATCTGGTCGAATGGCAGGGGGGGCGGGTCGTGAAGATAGATGCCGAGCAGATCGATTGGCGCGACGTCGTTCCTGAACAGTTCAAGGGGATTTTACGTAAACGACCGGGAGAGGGGAATCCGCTCGGAAAAATCAAGTTTCTTTTTCCAAATCCGTACGATATCTATTTGCATGATACGTCACAAAAGGATCTTTTTCGCAAGCAGACCCGCCTGTTCAGCTCCGGCTGTATTCGTATTGAACGACCTCTTGATCTGGCGCAATATCTGTTGCAGCGGGAAGGGTGGAGCCGTGAGCGGCTGCTGACGATTTTGACTCAACCGGAGGAATATCAAATCAAACTCATATCTAGCTGGCCGGTCCATCTGGTGTATCAGACCGCCTGGGTCGACAAAGCCGGTTTGGTGCATTTCCGTCCCGATGTCTACTGGCAGGATTGGGACCTGGAACGGGCGCTGCAAAAACGCCGCGTAAAGGCGGTCAGAACAGATCCTTGATCCAGCCGAAGGCAACAAAGGTGCCGATTGCCGAACCGAAAGAGGAAAAGAGAAAGACCAGCAGGACGCGCGTGGTGCGGTTGGTCCACCAGCCGCTCAATTTGACGATGTCCTCACTGACTTTTTCCAGATCACGCACTGTTGGCGCGGCAAAAAACGCCTGTGCCAGACCGGCTACCATGCCGGCGCCAATGGTCGGGTTGAGAGACGTTATTGGCGCAGCGACGAAGGCGGTGATAACCGTGAGCGGGTGCCCCATTGCCAGCAGCGCCCCCCCGGCCGAAAGCAGACCATTGGCCAGGATCCAGGCAAGCGCGGCATCGGCAAAGCGTTCCCGATCACCGAGAAAGAAACCACCGATAAAAAGCACGATGACGATTGCCGGAATCAGCCATGGAATTACTTTTGAAATAGCCGGCTTGGGTGGAATGACGGACATCTCCGCCACTGTTGCTGCAGATGTTCCCTGGCGCAGATGGTGTTCGGTGCCGGGGAGGTGTGCGGCCCCGAGAACGGCGACAACCTTGTTTCCCGGCGCAGTGAGAATATGATGGGCCATGTAGTAGTCACGCTCATCCACCAGGATCGTCTTGACTGACGGCAGCACATCGCCCATTTCTTCGAGGAGGGCCGAAAGAGTGTCTGTTTCGCGCAGACGGGCGAGTTCCTCTTCATTTATGTTTTGTTTTTCAAAGAGACTGGCAAACAGGGTCGAAAGAAGTTGCATCTTCTTCCAGAGGCCGGTGTTGCGCCAGGAACGCAGCAGCGTGGTACGTAGATCACGATCGACAAGGCACACGCCAAGACCATGCTCTTCAGCGGTTTCTGCTGCCGCTGCCAGTTCTGCTCCCGGTTTGACGCCGGTCTGTAGTCCCATGCGGCGCTGGAACGATGTCAGGGCCAGGTTTGCGAGCAGAAAAGGTGCCTGTTTTTTGCGAATGACTTGAAAGAGATTCAGTGATTCCCAGCGCTGCGGATTCTTCAGCGACTGATAGCGTTGCTCATCGAGCTCAACACAGACCGTGTCCGGTTGTTCAGTGGTGATCACTTCGCGTACTGTATCGACCGAAGCCTGCGAAATATGCGCGGTTCCGATCAGGATGATTTCACGACCGTCAAGCAGCAGGCGGCGAATATTGGATGGGGGAGGGGCTGTCGTTGAGATCGAGTCCATAATAAACCATATCCGCTATTTGTGATTGGCCCGGTTTCTGCACGCCGGTGTTTTCAAAAGAAAAGCGTCGCGACGCGACGCTTGATTACTGAGGAGCTCTCCACACCTGCCGTGGACTGTTGGGTCTCACAGCGACTATCCCAACAAGGTGGCCCGGCTTGTTGATGCATCAGGCGTCCCGCTACGCGGCGGGCTTGCACACAGCACCTCTGAAGCCGTTCCGAAACGAAAATTATACCGCGTGGACATTGGAGTCTCACGTGCAGGGCAGAGAGCCAAGATATGTTCCCAGTATATGGAAAAACAATGTGTCTGGCAAGGGAAAACCAACGGAGGAAACCATAAGGGGAAGGCCACATTAAAATAATACATTAAAATCGTTGACAGCTCACTGTCCAGCGTATTTATATTAATGTTTATATTGAACCCCTGCGCATTTTGCAATATGGCATGTCGAATATTTTTATGGAGTTAATTATGCCGCAGTCCACAAGCTGGACCGAAACAATTCTTGAAAATTTAGGCCTGCTTCAGAATTATGCCACAGGTTCAAAATTCACTGAACGACACGGTCGCGTGTTGCTGGTTTCACGCATGCGCTGGCTGCTACTGCTGATGATCGGTGCTTACTGCGTGGTTGCTGCGAGTTGTTATCTGTTCAGCAGTTATGGATTCTTCCTTGACGCGTCTCAGCTGGTTATTCTCCTTGTTGCCGTTGCTGCGGTCATTTCATACAATCTGATTTACCAGCTTGGCTACGATAAGATCGTGCATCTGCCCTGTATCG encodes:
- a CDS encoding L,D-transpeptidase family protein, translated to MRFVLLTIIWITGLLNAIPCGADPQHIPSPADQIAVELRALVEEQLSGQQLILNRQLLLDDTTLPQFYSGFNYQPAWIATDGLNASGRLLLDTIRDAELEGLCPEEYRLATLELLVRFEHDLRRGGIATDPHFLASLDILLTDAFLSFVGDLVEGRVNPADVYPDWDVPQQKADTAWLLAQMISPERAAQVLRQLIPASVDYRGLRRYLRYYRELSVRGDWPQLEEGPLLKPGESDRRVPKLRARLLFSGDLEFDNTRPDESYDDATVAALKKFQRRHGLFPDGVLGDQTRKELNVPLRRRIDQLMLNMERWRWLARDLGENYLLVNIADFSLSVIDGKEHVMSMPVVVGTAYRRTPVFSAELKQIVLNPYWYVPQTIFREDKLPLLRVDHDYLEQHGYDLVEWQGGRVVKIDAEQIDWRDVVPEQFKGILRKRPGEGNPLGKIKFLFPNPYDIYLHDTSQKDLFRKQTRLFSSGCIRIERPLDLAQYLLQREGWSRERLLTILTQPEEYQIKLISSWPVHLVYQTAWVDKAGLVHFRPDVYWQDWDLERALQKRRVKAVRTDP
- a CDS encoding TraB/GumN family protein, which encodes MDSISTTAPPPSNIRRLLLDGREIILIGTAHISQASVDTVREVITTEQPDTVCVELDEQRYQSLKNPQRWESLNLFQVIRKKQAPFLLANLALTSFQRRMGLQTGVKPGAELAAAAETAEEHGLGVCLVDRDLRTTLLRSWRNTGLWKKMQLLSTLFASLFEKQNINEEELARLRETDTLSALLEEMGDVLPSVKTILVDERDYYMAHHILTAPGNKVVAVLGAAHLPGTEHHLRQGTSAATVAEMSVIPPKPAISKVIPWLIPAIVIVLFIGGFFLGDRERFADAALAWILANGLLSAGGALLAMGHPLTVITAFVAAPITSLNPTIGAGMVAGLAQAFFAAPTVRDLEKVSEDIVKLSGWWTNRTTRVLLVFLFSSFGSAIGTFVAFGWIKDLF